aagtcgcgtccaactcttttttttctgggctgtagctgccagactcctctgtccatgggactttccaagcaagaacactggagtgggttggcattcccttctccaggggatcttcccagcccagagacagaacgttggtctcctgcattgcaggcggattctttattgctgagccaccagggaagacccatacACCTAGGAAACTTAACATATAGCGTAAACAATGTTATAATTCCGTAGTTTAAAGATTATTTATCTTTTGGTCACAGGCTGCTGAAACCatctggaagaaggaaaaggagacttCTGCCTCTtactatataaaaatgttttaactgGAAAAAGACTTACAGatactgaaaacaaacttatggttaccaaaggggaaatgttggagaaagggaaaaatcaggagcttgggaagAACATGTACACAGCAcgatatataagatagataaccagcAAGAACCTGCTGTACAGTACAGGGAGTTCTTCCACTCAAccttctgtgataacctagatgaggaaagaatctgaaaaagaatggatatatgtgtatgtatcactttgctgtacacctgaaactaacattgtaaattaactatactcctgttggttcagtggtacagaatctgcctgcgatgaaggagacccaggttcaatccctgggtcagaaagatcccctggagaaggaaacgacaacccactccagtattcttgcctgggaaatcccatggacagaggagccttgtgagctaTAGTTCTTGGGGTCGTAAAAGAGTCTTACATGACTTAGtgtctaaaacaacaacaacaatataaaataaaaaaattttaaataggcaGAAGAATTGAATAGACCTTATTCCAAAGAGGAAaggcagatggccaacaggcacatggaaagatgctccacattgctaattatcagggaaatataaatcaaaaccataataatgtcacctcacacctgtcagaaaggctatcatcaaaaagagcaAATGATAAATGTTGGTGAAGATACGGGGAAAGCTTTATTGGTCAATACCTGTGTGCTAAACAATGCAGGGATCAGAAAAAACTCCTGTAAGAtcttatgtcagttcagttcagtcacgcagtcatgtcctactctttgcaaccccatggattgcaacacgccagacttccctgtccttcaccaggagctgcacaaactcatgtccatcgagttagtgatgccatccgaccatctcatcctctgtcgtccccttcttttcctgccttcaatctttcccagcaccgggatcttttccaatgagtcagttcttaacatcaggtggccacagatCTTATATATTAAGCCTTAAACCCCCAAAGCAGCAGATCTACAATGAAAGGGATTTGTGGGGGGAAGAGGCTAAGGCTCTAAGGACATAAATACTAGGTGGCAATGGGGGTCAATGAGGACCAAATCCACAAAGAGCAAAAGACTTACTGCCCACTCTGTTACCAATACTGTTCACAAAGAAGGGTCTTTATGGTGAGCAAAGTACAATGTTAAGCAAAGCAAATAGTCTCGGGGATCCTACAGTGACTGTGGGCTCAGCAGTCCCATGGTCCTTAGGTTATTTGGCCTCCTCCTCCACGTGCTTCTTCCAAACTCTATTTCTAAAAAACCAACTGCATGCAACCTGTCATGAAGGCCATAGCATTACTCCTTTCTTCTCAAGGGGAAAGATGGTGAAAATTTGTTATTTTCATCATTGTTAAGCGGCACCTGTGTTTGCAGATGACTTGAACTCCCTTATTTGGGTGGGACCTGTGGTGGAGTTGTGACTTGCTCCCCCCAGGGTTCCCCTGCACCTGTGGGGCTGACCTACAATGAGGGGCATGTACCTCAAGGACACACCAGCTCCCCTTACTGACAAATGGGACAGGTGGGAAGAGTTGTTAGCACCTGGCTCCATTCCTGCAAGGCAGCTCGCCCTCTGGAATTGCTTCAGGTGACATCCGTTCCCTGGGAAGAACAGACATATTTGAACAGAGCCTCTCCTTGGTCTGGCAGGCTTGACTCCTGCAGCAAAGGATCTTAGGAGGGAAGGCGAGTCCTTGACATTCAAATGTCTTTGAATGGTGGAAGAAATTCACTGGATTAGACTCTTGGAAATCTCATGGGCCTATGCCAATTCCATTGGTGCAATGTCCCAGAGCTCATTGGCATGCAACCTGGATGTCTCTTGTGTCAATGAGAGGCCTTTCGACCACTTTAGGGTTGTTCCTTGTAATTTAATTAGTCCTTGATTTGCCGCTGGATTCATGGATAATCTTGCCAGAGTTCTGGGATTGAGATGGGATAGTGGTTATAAGGGTTTCTGTGGAGGCTCAACGGTgaggaatccacctacaatgcaggagtgaagtgaagttgctcagtcgtgtccgactctttgtgaccccatggactgtagcctaccgggctcctcagtccacgggattttccaggcaagagtactggagtgggctgccatttccttctccaggggaacttcccgacccagggatcaaacccgggtctcctgcgttgtaggcagatgctttactctctgagccatgggttcaatccctgagttggaaagatcccctagaggagggcatggcaacccactctagtattcttgcctggggaatcccatgggcaaagaagcctggtgggctataatccatagagtcacaaagagttggacacgaccgaagcaactgagcacgcacccaTGTGGTTATAAGCTGATTTGTAAGACTTTGCACATCTGTTGGAAAAGGTGTTTCCTAAGACAAGACCTTTggtcttagtctttttttttttctggagcatAATTCCCTCAAAGAGACTCTATACTTGAGCGAATGAAGTAACACCTCAGCAAGGGGTGGATCTGGGTGAAGGAGTACAGGTATTCTGATGGAAATATCATTGCACCTTTCCGGTAAGTTTGAAGTTGCTGTCAAATACAGTTTAAAATGGTATCATTGAGGCAAAATATGAACATACTTCTGCCTTCAGGGGAAAGAAGGGTCAGGCCACCCAGGGAGAGTACGTGATATCACTGGGTTGTCGGATTATCTGCGGATGGGAGACGATGTACGAGGTCAATATGCAGCTGATGAAGGGTCCCCAAACGCTAGGTTGTGTCCGAAAAGGCACCTGAACTGGATCCCCAGCATTAGAAAATACACATGTAGGGTAATGCACCCAATGAGAAACTGTTACAGCAAATTCCAGAACAAACCAAGTATCTCtacttttcccttctttccccCACGTACAACACAGAAGAGAAATGCAGACATTTGAGATCACTAATTTACGGCAACAGTTGGCAAACAGGTGACGGAAACGAGTTCTGAGGCCCACTGGCCCTTCCCACgcgtctgtcactgcttctgacATAGCTCACAGCCGTGGCCCGGACTCTGAGCTGCTCTAGGTGTAGGAGGGGCGCGGCAGGCGGTCTGCGGGAGCAGGAAGGAGCGGCTGCATCACTCACCCGCTTCCCTGAGGAGCCTCAGGGCGTAAATCTCACGGGCTCCACAATGCAGAAAAGCAAGGGAAGGAGAGATGGAATGCAAGGTCTTGGAAGAGTTTGTAAGACAAGATGCACTGGTGATTTGGGGACCAGCAGAGATATTTACAGCTTCGGTGAAGACCAGACATTTATTTCAATTGTTGATACTTTTgagaatttatatttctttaattatttgaCTGTTCCAGGTcctagctgcagcatgtgggacctttagttgcggcaagtgggatctatttccctgaccagggatcgaacctgggccccctgccttgggagcgtggagtcttagccactggaccaccagggaagtccctgttgatactttttaaatatatgatgtaAAATGTAATTGATAAAGGTATCTCAATAAGCTAAAGGAGACCTTTCTTACTTTAAATATGCATGGATAATGCCACTTCCTACTAAAATGGAGCAATTTCATTCACAGATATAAATTCTAAAAGTATTTGTCGTGTGAGTTTGCAGATGTGAAGGGAATGAGTTTATGGTAATGAATCACTTGATTCTTTGAATTCCTCTGGGGAATTGACTAAAAACGACATAATGAACCGTCATTCAGGATTATTCGTAATGACTTATCAACCATGACTAAATCAAGTCCTCCTTTGATTTTATTCAAAGCAAATAATCAGAAATCACTTTctatggaaaaaattttaaatattaatattactcTAAAATCATATTAGTATTGCTCTAAATTATATcataatttttatgttatattaatttaatattaatacaaatattaatattactctaaattatttttttggaGTCTAGAGATTGTTGCAGGGTCGGTGCTGGCTGTATAAGATCTGATGAATGAACTGTACAGATTCTGTCTAACCATACAATACACTAGTGTAAATGTATCTGTGAATGTCCTGATCCAGAAGTGAAGTCCTAAAGGTTTCCATCACCTGTGTAGGTATTAATCTGCCTAGAGACTTAATCCTTAGAAAATCCCTGGGATTTCAGCCTCAGCCAAAAGGACAGGGGCATGAGCCAAAATTGACAGGAACATCCTGCTTACTACATGAGCCTACAGTCTCTGTGTGTCTTGGAATAGATAATGTCTATCCCCATCCACCACCTTCCTATACCCTTAGTTCCAAGAGTTAGTATTAAGGATATTTAAACCACAATAACAGTCACTTGGACATGACCATAAAACAATAAATCAAGTGATCTTATCTTAACTGAGAAAAATCCCAATGGAGCCAGAGCCAAATTCAGAAGCACACTCTGTTACCATTTAGGATAAATAAATATTCCTCACTGGCAGAGTCAAGTAGGCTCACCTTGATATCGGACTTTGGGAATGTGGTGATTTATTTTGTTTGACTTAATAGTTATAGCTTTTCCTTTTGTTACATAAGTTTAATGCCTGATATTTACTGCCAGACACTGCGCTATACATTTTCCCTGGATTAATGCATGTATCCTAAGACAAATCTTATGAGATAGGCAGTATTATGTCacacctattttacagatggggaaattgaggctaTGAGGGTGAGCACCTTGCTGGTGTCCCCACAAGTAGAAAGTGCCAGAGCTCAATCAAAGTTGAGCTCCTCCTGCTATTCAGTAAATGAATATATTCTAATATTCTATATTCTCTTGTCTCCAAGCTATGGGATTCACCTGTAAGAATGGGAAGTGTAATAGCTTATAGATTTGCAACAATGATCGAACACGATAAATTATATTTGCACGCTGTCTAACCAAAAAACATTGCCATTCTTTTTATGACCACTCATACTTTTAGCCACAGAAGGTTTTGCCACCCAAAGAAACTCTATGGAAGGCAGCAATGGTATGCTTCGGTTTATAATCAGCTCATTGTGACTTTTATGATtcgaattttttattttttttaatagttttatttattcttggctgtgctaggtctgcGTTGCTGcatggcttttctctagctgcagcgagcgggggccactctctagttgcagctggTGGgattctcgttgcagtggcttctcttgttgcagagcatggcctcTAGAGAGCACCGGCTTCCGTAGCCATAACACAGgggttcagcagctgtggctcccgggctctagagcacaggcccaataGCTGTGGCtcagggcttagctgctccgaggcatgggggatcttccccagtcagggattaaatccatgtcttctgcattgccaggtgggttctttaccactgagccaccagggaagccctaaggactCGGTTTCTATTGGACGTTATATccttcctcccccagccctggcagcCACCACTCTGCTCTCTGTTTTTCATAAATTTAACTATTATAGATACCTTATATAAATGGAGTCGTATAGTACTTGCCTTTTGTGGCTGCCTTATTCCACTTAGGGTACTATctgtcctcaagtttcatcccTAGGTAGCATGTGACACCATTTCCCTACTTCATAAGGCTGAATACGAGTACTAGTCCATTCTATGGATCTACCACATTGTGATGGCTCATTCAACTGTTTATAGACAACTGTTCATAGATGATTCATTCAACATTCAACTGTTGGGATGAATCTACTTCTTGGCAATAGCAAATCACGCTGCTGTAAACATGGGGAAGCAAGTATGTGCACCCTGCTTtcaatttatttgcatatatactCGGAGGTGAATTGATTGATCATAATTCTTGCTAATTTGTGAGGGACCTCCACATTATTTTCTTTAGTGATTGCACCATTCTACACTCCCACCAAAAATGCAACTGCGTTcctatttctccacatcttttctgatactatgttttcttttccttccttccttccttcctccttccattTCTTCCGGCCTTCCTTCTTTgcctccctttttttaaaaatataatccatCATCACAGGTAGGAAAAACCCAGGAGACTTTGACTTGAGATCTGAAACCCAGCATGAAAGcgctgggggggggggaggggggaagaaaaCTACATGTGTTACATTTCACCCGTCCATTCTGCCACCATTGTCACAGAAGGCAAGGGAAACACTCCTGACTTGGCTAGTCCCGTCTCTCCAGTCAAAAACCTTCCCTATTCCACCGTATGTAAGTTTCAGGGTAAGCTGGGTAGCTGATGTCCCCCCAACAAGTCACGGAGTTTGTGCTGTCTTGTCCTCGCTTACGCTGTGCTGCCCTGCGATCCCCTCTGTAAGCCTTCCTTCATGTCAAAATTCtacatattctttaaaatatatatatatctgggctgtgctgggtcttcattgcagcatatgggcttctctctagtccacaaattatatatatattcttgagtGCCACTCTAATATGTCCCCTTACACAAGCAGCCTGACTTCCCAGTGCCTTTACTGAGAACTGTCTAAGTCTCTTCCTGTCTTTCCACAAGGCCTCTGCTCATGACTAGGGAGAGGATGAGTCTTTGTGGGCGTCTCCACTGCTGGGACCCTGCGACTCAGAAGGTGTGACTCTCCTATTTGACAAGGAAAAGTCAAGAGGAGAGCCTTTCATCAAATTAGAGCTTAATTTGATATGAAATCTCTTGTGATACTTTTTGAAGCAGAGTAGAAAAAATTAGTAGTTTGGGGGGATGTTCTTAGTCTTCACACTTTTTTCTCTTGGGATACTGAAAATCACTGATTTCTTTCACAGTTGTCACCAGGCTACTAACCTTTCTCCTTAAGGCATAATCTTACGCTAAAGATGTACCCTAACTGAGCTAAAGTCTTgttcatctttattcattcatttattcaaggaAGATGTGCTTATCCTCTcctctgtgccaagcactgacCCCCAGGGGGAACTTGCATCCATTAACCGATTATACATTTGTGAAACTACAACCTTGGTTTTTACTGCAAAGGAGAGGTGTATGGTACCTGTGAATGGGACTTTGGCCAAGCCATTGTGACATTGTGGATGGCATCAAGCCCTGAGTGAAGAAGGAAGGGCTGGAAGCCAGACTTTGCCACCTGCCGTATGTCCATGTGGGCAGGGCCAACAGAGCTATCCAGGTACAAATAGCCCTGGGCTCCCCAGGCTCCTGAGTTCAGCTCCTGATTGCTTGTCATTCACCAAGGCTGAAAACTCAAAGCAAAATAAACCATGAGGCTGTCCGTGACCACCCTGCTGGTTACTCTGGCCCTTTGCTACTACGAGGGTGAGTATCCTTTCTAAAAGTTCTTGGTGAGAACTTTTCCCTTGGTATTTTCACTGGGTGAACTTATCTGGGGAGTTGGGGAGCAACATATCAGAATCCAAACCTCTTCCTCTACTTAACAGTGAGTCCTCCACAAGCCCAGGCCCCATTTGATCAATTTCCAATATATTCTAGAACTCTTACCAAAaactcattgcaggcaaattttaaaagctttctacCCAAAGTCTCACTCCTCGTCTGTGATCTGTGTTTCAGAAGCAGTGTGACATAGTAAGATTTGGATGTGAATCACAGCGCTTTGACCTTGAACAAAATGCTTAGTCTCTCCAGATAATCCTCTTAATCATTCCGTTTTTCAGGGTCCACCAAGAGTAGTTTACGACAATAAAGTCAGATTAAATGTGTCAAGAGTCTAGATATTTAGTAGTTACTGCTGTTCTTGTTCCTAGAGTTTCTTAGGTGACAGCTGAGTTGACAGCCTTTTTAACGAATATCCTCAGACTCAGAAAACGTTACAGCTGGAAGGGTTTGGGGGAGAGATTTTTACTTCAAGAAGAGTCAGTGTTCTCTGAATCTCTGAATATAAGATCTTCAAATGGGGTCTGCAAATAAGCAGCACTCAGTATATCTGCAAATGCCACTTGTTTCCTAGGAGACTTTCCACTAATGGTGGTAGAACTACTGTGCTCATTAgagtcagacttcatttttctacGATTAATTCCAGCTGTTTGTTCATCCATACTTTTGCTCTGCTTCATGCCCTCAATACTGATGCAAGTCTCTTTTGAGTGTTTCTCTTTTATCGAACTTTCTAAACGTCCTTCTCTTTCCCTGTGCTGCCCTTTCAAATTCCCTGCACAATTTGATGTCTGACCAGGGGGCAGATCAGAGCCTTGACAGAATACATCCCAGGCTGCCAGTGGTTCAAGAGTTGGTGGGGATGGACAATCCAGACCAGGAAAATGTGATCACTTCTGGCCTCAGCACTCTTCTGGTGGGGTCAGGAATAAGCACCTATTCCCACCTCTCAGCTTCTCTAGGAATTCTGTACATCACTACAGAATACAAGAATCAATCATTACTTTGTGTATAAGCTTCAAATGTGTTCAAATTGATTAGATTTTTTTTAGCTATATCTGCATCCAATGATAGAAACCTATGCTTTAATTTAGTCTCAAAATAGCATATAGTTTACATACACTTCTCCAGGTTTATTCTTCCCCCCTGCTGTGATCTCTCGTAAGATCTGATTCTACCATTCACTTGAAAACTCAATTCCTAAAATCTCCTCTTCCCCAGTATCCAAGACAAAATACAGTGTCACTCAACTGATAggcaaaacttgattttttttttaatcaaaggaaaGTGAATTTCAGCAAAGCGAGGGAGCTTTGGAAAGTTGTGGGTatgcattaaaaaggaaaaaactgaacTCAGGGAAACTGATTTCTAGTCCTGGCTCAGCCACTTGCTCTGGGGTCTTGAGGAAGTCACAGCCCTAGGGTCCTGCCCTGTTGTTGGTGCAATTACCAGATGAGATTGTAAAACCCTTGGGGTTCCTGTCTAGTTCTAATTCAGAGAACCACCGGGGAAAGTGACTTTCCCTACATCAGTTgtatctcttttccttctgctccaGCCAATGCAGTTGTCTGTCCAATATTTGTTCTGGATCTGAAAGAGTACTTCTATAGTCCTGACCCACTGTACAAGCTGTCACTCGCGAAGTACATTGCACCTCGAGAAGCCGTGGCTGCCAAGATGCAAGTGAAGCAATGCACGAATGAATTCTCAGTCCAAAACAGACTACTCATTACAAAGATACTGGTAATGTCTTTCTTCTGGCTGCACAGAAGCTTCTGCTCAGCTGCACATGCCAGGAGCGGGGTCAGCGGGCTGCTCCGAAGGGGGCAGCTGTCACTGCTAACTTCTAACCCTCGGCCACTGGCTGGATGGTGACATCCCACCTGCCGAGCTCCCCTAGGGTAGATTGCACAGGGCCTCTGGACATGTTCCTCCTTCTGGGGTCACTTCCCTGGGTGCCAGGTGGTCCAGAGTGTCCTAAGGAGGAGGACATGTGCTGACCTGGCCCCATCGTAAGGCTGAGAGCAGCAGGAAATTGTCCTACTTCCCCTCACTCCTGCCCCTATCCTGTAACCCTTGTCCCTTTTGGACTGAATGTGTGGAGTTCCTGGGAGATCAGAGAAAAGAATGCCTGGACTGCCCCCTCCAAACTtcatcctcctccttcctttggAAACCTGCCCATGATGACCACCTCACGGTTTATCTGCTTGTCTATGGAAAGGATTCTTTCCTGACTTGCATGGTTTGTTGTGATTGTACCAGGCCTATGTCATTGAGCGTACACTCTGGCTTCCTGCCGTGGGCCCTCCCACTTGCCTTTGGCTGGTCGAAATTTCATCGACCACGTAGTTGTGAATGAGAGTCTGTGTTAATGTGTCATCTCCAGCAGCAAGAATggatttctcctttgtttctttttctgtttcagggGAAAATACTGGTGAATTGTACTGCTACAGATGTGAAAGGTTTACTAGATCCTTCTGCGTGATCACCTGATCTTCCATGGAAAATGTAGAGGTTTCAACATCTTGCTCAATAAATGATTTGCCCTGCACTTCTCTCCTTGTCCTGTTATTATTCAGCTGTTTCTGGCTTTGAGTAGGGGTGGTTTTCATCATGAAGTGACCATTGGGTGTCATCACTAGTAAATTTTAGAGGCCCAATATCCAATTATCCACAGAAACCTGAGGTGCAGGGCTCTCAAGAAGAAATATTTGGTTATGTATCAGCCTGCATTTCTCTACAGGTTTTCCACTCATGGTGCCAtgatgaagtctctcagtcttgtctgactctttgcgacctcatggactatagcccaccaggtttctctgcccatgggatttcgcaggcgagaatactggagtgcattaccatttccttctccaggggatcttcccaacccagggatcaaacccacggctcctccattggcaggcatattctttaccactgagccaccagaggatgAAGGGATACTTAAGGGTAAAAAGCAGTTAAACATTCCTGTTACTGGTCTTGATTTGAGGGATACCacttcatggcaacccactccagtgttcttgcctggagaatcccaaggatgggggagcccggtgggctgctgtctatggggtcgcacagagttggacatgactgaagcgacttagtagcagtagcagcagcagcagcagcagcagcagcagcagcacatcatatctggggcttcccagtggctcaggggtgaagaatccgcctgcagtgcaggagatataggagatgtgggtttgatccctgggtcaggaagatcccctgcagaagggcatggcaacccactccagtattcttgcctggtgatcccatggacagaggagcctggagggctacagtccatggcatcgcaaagaatcagatgactgaagtggctgagcacgcaTGCAGTGTGCACAACATAACTGGCCAGTCATGTGACCTCCAACCAGCAGCGTCATTCATGCTTTGTCCTCATATTAACCATAACCAAACTGCTTGGTCCTTTTACCTTCACTGTGGTTTCAAACCTATGATTTGTCCAGTGCAATTTGTTTGttctccattttcttctcaaTTCTTAGTGAACACTCAGGGCTCAGCCATCGGTTAACTCCTTCCCATTCTGCACAATCACATTGATCATCTCTACCTTCACCAACATCTTGAGTTAATGCTTCCTCTCTCCAGTTGTCCCAAGAACTCCAGAAGCAAGCATCCAGCTGCCACCTGGACAACACCTTTCAAGGACTCCACAGTCACAGCTGAAGGAAAGTATAAAGTTGAAAACACCATCTGCCCACAACCTACTCCTCTTCCAGGTGCCCTTACCCTCTCCCGGCTACTGGACCCACTATCTAGTGAAAACCAGCACATACCATAGGCTTCTGGACCAGTTTCCAGCGGCTGCTGTAACACACCATCCTACACGTGGTGACTTCAGTcaaattcttttctaaaattgGGATGCGAATCTGAGACCACTTCTGTAAATCCAAGATACTAGAGGGCACGTGTTTCCAAATGCTTCAAGTAACAGAACTTATTATTCATCTGAAAACACTCTCAAATTACATGGGGTATATTTACACAATCACTTAATTGAGAAACAGAAGACAATGATTGTCTACCATTATCAATGAATAACAAggtttttaaaagtgtatttttaatCACATCAGGAAATACATGTGCTTAATTTAGTCCCTATTTTGTGAAATACATTACATATTCAGTCCACACACAATGCTTTATGGACACAGGGATTCATGGAGCTCTTGCAACACTCTGAGAAACCCAAATTGGAATCATTGCTGGGAGGATCAGGCCCACCGTGGACATGACACATGAGGACTTCCACAACTCAGTCCCTGGGTGTCAATCCAAGAAACCCAACTAGTAGAATTCCAGAATGGAAGAGATCAGGATGATAAGGAAATCCCCAAAGAAATACTGAGAGAAAATTTCCTGTAAATGAAGAATATGAAAGTAATAACCCAATAACTCACTCCCCACAACCAAACACATTTTGTGACTTTCTGTGACTTTAACTCACTCTAAAGAAAGATGCTGTTTTCAGAAAGAAACACTAAGTCATACCCgcagatagaaaataaaaacagaatcaactcaagagggaagggatagatGTATGC
This window of the Capra hircus breed San Clemente chromosome 29, ASM170441v1, whole genome shotgun sequence genome carries:
- the LOC102180194 gene encoding secretoglobin family 1D member, coding for MRLSVTTLLVTLALCYYEANAVVCPIFVLDLKEYFYSPDPLYKLSLAKYIAPREAVAAKMQVKQCTNEFSVQNRLLITKILGKILVNCTATDVKGLLDPSA